The Fluviispira vulneris sequence GTTAATCAGCTCCTTTAACGAGTTTTTAAAGACATGGAGAGAAAGCGGCGGTTATGCACGGGCGGAAAAATTTTATTTTCAAGATCAGCTCTGGAGATCCCAAGTTCTTGGGTCCAAGTAGATTTTAATTAATATCTTTCTCGTTTATATCCTTGCTCTAGAGAACGAAGTTTTACATTCTGGGGCGTTAAAAAGTGAATTAAATGGTATAGATTTTCTTTCGCCAAAATAGGGCACGAATTTTTGTGACCAATGATACCATTCTCTTTCGCTAAATTGCCAAGAATAGTATTTATAAATAAGCAGCTCATACAAGTTTTTTAACAGTTCATATGTTTTTTTAAAAGATTTATCCAATTTAATCCCTTGGGGAAGATTTGTATCACCTGAGTACGGATCGATATAAATCTTTATTATGTCAAGATTCCGTGTACTCGTAAAGTTTATAAGTTGAGATTCGAAAATAATATCTATTCTATCTCTGTAACGATTATTTAATGATGAAAGACGGCCAAAACTGAGGGTGATTCCTTCATACGCTTTATCAACTTCTGTACGATCGTGATAAAATAGAAATCCTTGGGCTCTTGGATCATGCAGAATGTCTCTTATAAAAAATTCAGAGTTGTCATCAAAAAAATGTGTATTTTGTAATAAAACTGTTCTAAATAAAGTTAATATGTCGAAATCTATATTTGTATACCAACGAAAACTTTCAAAAGTACATAAATTAATTTTATTCCATGGACGAGACCAACCCATTTTTCTTTTTATTCTATATTCTTCAAATTTTTGCATTAGAGAAGAAATTATATAATTTGGTATATTTTTACAAGTTAATATTTCATAGGTGTATTTATAATTTGATTCAGAATTTATATCTGGGACACAATTCAACATATTTCCCTCGCATTTATTTTGCAATATTGATATATTAATTTGAGTTGAGAAATAACTATAGCGTCATAGCTTTGTCATTCTTTCTGGGCATATTTATTGATATAAGGTTTTCATACTTGCAGAAATATAATAACAAAATCTCATCAAATTTTAAACCTATTTGGTGGATGAAAAATCGACATTTACAGACTTTATTTCCTGCTCTTTCTCCGTGTCAAAAAAAACTTTTCTTAAAACGTGAAACCATTTATTTGCCAGATCAGGATTTTATTGAAGTTGACTGGACAGTAAATAAACAGGAAGATAAACCGCTCGTTATACTTTTACATGGACTAGAAGGCTCATCGAATTCTTCATACATAAGACGTACAATGCAGAAAGCGATTGACTCTGGTTTTCGCGCTGTATGTATGCATTTTAGAGGGTGTTCAGGCGTACAAAATAAAATGAGAAGAGTTTATCACGCAGGAGAAACTGAAGATCTTAATTTCTTTATAAATTATTTAAAACAAAAGGAAAAAATAAAATCGCAAGTATTTATTGTCGGATTTTCTTTAGGTGGTAATGTTTTATTGAAATGGCTATCTGAAAATAATGAAAATAATTTTATTTCATCAGCAGTGGCTGTTTCTGTTCCTTTTGAATTGGAAAATTCTGCGCAGAAAATGAACAATGGTTTTTCAAGAATATACCAATGGTGGTTATTGAAAAGTTTAAAAAATAATTTACTCAAAAACGATCGCTATAAAGATTTTAATTTAACTAAAAACGAAATCGTCGCCATTAAAAATTTTTGGGAATTTGATGACAAAATAACTGCACGTATTCATGGATTTAAGGGAGCTCAAGACAATATTTATCTCTTATCAAACATAAAACACTTATCATTCATTCTCTGGACGATCCATTTATGAGTGCGGCTTGTGTACCTCATTTATCCGAATTATCTCAGTCTATTCAATTGGAATTAACAACTTATGGTGGTCATGTTGGTTTTATTTCTTGGCATTCTCTTTTAATTCCAATGTATTGGCTTGAACCAAGAATAATTCAGTTTTTTCTTGCTCAAATTAAAAATTAATATGAGTGTTTATTTTTAGATGAGCTAACTTGCTTTTGTTGCCCAAGAGTTGTACTTCTATAGAGATGTATATCACCTTTAGTGGAGTGCGCTTAAAAATGAGGCTTCAAGTAAATCCGCATTCTTCAATTCCTCTCTATGCCCAAATTGTCGAGCAAATGAGAAATCAAATTCTCTCCGGCACCATTCATGCTGGCACTGCTTTGCCTTCTGTTCGTGAAATTTCAGAAATGATTGAAGTAAATTCATTGACAATACAAAAAGCTCTTAAAATATTAGAAGTTGAAAAGTTTATTGTCATTCGTCGTGGTGTGGGTGCTTTTGTTTCAGAAAATATTAGTTCTCTCAATCAAAATCAAAAAGAAGAACTGCTTAAACCAGGTTTAATGAATATTGTATCTCATGCTCGTGAGTTAGGTGTTGAACAGGACAGATTTCAAGCACTCGTAGAGGAATGTTGGAGTGGACAAGAATTATGATCGAAGTAAATAATTTAAAGCTATATGGCAAAACTCAAAATTTAAGACTTGAGATTCCTCAACTCAAATTCCACTCGCCGGGTATTACGGCTCTAGTTGGACACAATGGAGCAGGAAAATCATCTCTGTTGCGATTGATGGCAGGTTTGGATAAACCAGATCTTGGCTCAGTTATTTATTTGGCAAAAGATATCTTTAAGCATTTTGAATTATTGAAAGATAAAATTCACCTAATTTCTTGGAACCTTGAACTCTATCAAGGGCTCACAACTGCAGATCATCTTAAATTAATCAAGTCACTAGCGGAAAATTGGAATTGTGAAATTGAAAATGCTCTCTTAAGAGATCTCGCAGTACCTGCTCATAAGCGTATTGATAAACTCTCTCGTGGTGAGCAAGTGCGTTTTCGCTTGTTATTAAGTTTGCCAAGAATGCCGATGGTGATTCTATTAGATGAAGTGACTAATGAATTAGACACCGATTCCAGAAGAACTATTTTTAAGAAGTTGGATGCATATTCTTATGAGACAGGTGCTCAAGTTGTTGTTGCTACGAATATGATCGAAGATATTGAAAGATATGCAACAGATATTATCCTTTTAAAAAAAGGAAAAGTTATTCTTCAAAGTGCACTGGATGCAATTAAAGAGGAGCATAAAACAAGCTTTGAAGAAATAATGCGAATTTATGAAAGAAAGGATTGTTAAACGTGATTGCAACATTCATGTTTCTGTTTAAACAGTATTGGTCTTTTTTTCTGTTATGTTTAGTTGGCACTGTTGCGGGAATATATTTTGGTGGAATATGGTCTTTTCTTCCATTTATTTTTCTTATTTTATTTTTCTATGAATGGAATATCGCACCCAAAAAGGAACGTACTTGGAGCTTTATAGAGTCTCTCCCATTAACGTTTAATAAAAGATATTTTATTAGAGTGATTGTTCCTTTCATTTTAAGCGTGTTTATAATTTTTCTGATTACTTTTTTTAAGAAAAATGTAGAGAATGATTATATCAGTAGTTTAGCAGATGCAACACGTATTTCTTCATTATTTGTTTTGAGTTCTATTTTGGCAAGGAGTTTATCAGGATTTATTGCTTGGATTATTTTTCTTTATCTTTCATCATATTTTTTAGCAAACTATATATGTTATGAATTCGTTATTTTTATTTTAAGTCTCTCCTTTGCTTATTATTCTATGTCTGAAAAACGAGCATCAAAACTGAAAACTATAGTTTTACCTTTAGTTTTATCGATTTCTATACTTGTAACAGGTAATTTTTTTAGATTAAATATATATGAGCTTGGTCTATCTATACCATTTAAAAGTATGCAGCTTACAATGGCTAAAAAACTGTTAAAAGAAAGGGCTTTTGTAGGTAAAAGTGTTTCTATAGAATGGTTAGGAAATAGAAATGATTTATTTTCAGAACCAATGAGAATTATTATTCCTTCTTTTTATAATGATAAATTGCTTGAAAAAATGGAAAACGTTATTTTACATGAAAATCATTGTTCTGATCTTTGTAGATCACTTGCGGAATCTGTGTCAAATTATTCCAAAAATTGGAATCTAGAACGGCTTGAAAAATATTTAAATTCTGATCGAGTGACCGAACAGATTTATGCTTTACGTATAGTTGAAGGCTCTCCGCAAGTTATTTATATCAGTCGCATTCTTCAATTAGCAAAAAGCTCAGATAATGAAGTCAGTTCTTTGGCAATTGATATTTTAAGGAATTGGGGTGATATAGATTTTTATCAGATTCCAAACAATCCAATTTTTTAGAATTTTAAAAGTATATCTCTTAAATTAATCTATTTTATAGTGTCTTAGCAATTGATAAAATGGTTCAACTGGAAAAAGAGTTATTATCTGGACTTTTATTAAGACTGCATTGACAACAAATACATTATAATAATTTAAAATTTAAACAAAATAATTATTTATTTTGTTTAAATTTTAAATTATTGTATATCTAATCGATGAAAAGTAGTGGAGAGTGTTTACTTATGTCAATATGCTTAAAGTTCATTGTTTTTTTATCTCCTCTTTTTATTCTTAGTTCTTGTCTAAGTTCGTTAACTTTAAACGAAACTGGACGAACAGTTGGAAAAGGCAATCATGAGATTTCGATTGCTACAGGTGTTCCTTATGTTTATGCGATAAAATGGAATTACGGTTTAACTGAAAATTTTGATTTTGGTCTAAAACTAGAGTCACTAACTCAAAGTTTGAGATTGAAGTATGCCCTTATTCAAGGGAATAGCGTAGGATCAGGTGCTTTGGCGATTGCGGGTGGTGCCGGTATAGGAGATGGAGGAAAAGCTCAGCATTATTATGGTGACGTTATAGGAAGTGTATTAGGTGACAGTTGGGAACCTTATGTTGCGGCTCGGGCAGGTTATGTGCATGCGGAATCTACTTTTCAAGACTCTGATAGTATTCATACATTCATTTTCAGTTCTTTGAATGATATACTGACTGGGCGTACTTCTTATGGTTACGGTCAAGCTTTTTTAGGCACCCGTCTCTGGATATCGAAAACAACTTTTCTATCCTTAGAAGGTTCATACTTATTTCCTATTGTGGAAGGAAAAATACAAAATGAAGGTGGCTATACCGCAGGAATAGCTTTGGGCTTTCGTTTTTAATTATTTAATTTTGAAGAACATTGTATAAAACTTAGAGCATTTTTTTTAAAAAAGCCCTCCTAAATGTAAATTTAGGAGGGCTTGTTCTATTATTTGAATCCAATTATGAATTGGATTCAAACTCTGCATCAACAACTCCGTCTTTATTTTTGGAGTTATTTTGTTTGTTCGTAGCATCTTCTGCTGTCTGTGCGCCGCCAGGTTGTGCACCTGTATTTTTATACATCTCTTCAGCAAGTTTGTGAGCTTTTGCTTCAAGCGAGGTAATTGCAGCTTCGAGAGCAGCTTTGTCTTCGCTCTTTGTTTCGAGAACAGAGCGTGCGCTTGCAAGTTCTGTTTCAAGCGATGACTTCATTTCTGCAGGAAGTTTGTCACCATTTTCACGGAGATTCTTCTCTGTTTGGAAAATAATGCTGTCAAGCTTGTTACGTACGTCGATTGTTTCACGACGTGCTTTGTCTTCAGCAGCATGACGCTCTGCTTCTTCCATCATGCGCTTGATATCAGCTTCAGAAAGACCGCCCGAGTTTGTCACAGTGATTTTTTGCTCTTTACCTGTGCCAAGGTCTTTTGCGGAAACATTCAGAATACCGTTTGCATCGATATCGAAAGTCACTTCGATTTGTGGAACGCCACGTGGTGCAGAAGGAATTTCAGATAAGTTGAAGCGGCCAAGTGAGCGGTTGTCACGTGCCATTTCGCGTTCACCTTGGAAAACACCAATTTCAACGCTTGTTTGGTTGTCTGCAGCCGTAGAGAAAATTTGGCTTGCACGCTTTGGAATAGTGCTATTGCGTTCAATAAGCTTTGTAAATACGCCACCTAAAGTTTCAATTCCGAGGCTGAGTGGAGTCACGTCGAGTAGGAGAACGTCTTTCACTTCTCCACCGAGAACACCTGCTTGAACAGCTGCTCCCACTGCAACAACTTCGTCAGGGTTCACAGAGCGGTTTGGTTCTTTTTTAAAGAATGCTTTTACTTTTTCGCCAACCAAAGGAATACGAGTGGATCCACCGACCATAACAACTTCGTCAATTTGATCGATGCTGAGGTTTGCGTCACGCAAAGCGCTGCGGCAAGGCTCAATAGTTTTGTCAATAATATCCATGATCATTTGTTCAAACTGAGAGCGCATAAGGCTCACAGCCAAATGCTTAGGGCCTGTTTGGTCAGCAGTCAAATAAGGAAGATTGATATCAACTTTAGTTTGGCTAGAGAGTTCAATCTTAGCTTTTTCAGCCGCTTCTTTTAAGCGTTGCATAGCCATAGGGTCTTTGGAGACGTCCATGGATGTTTGTTTTTTGAATTCAGCGACGAGAAAGTCGATGAGGCGTTCATCCACGTTGTCACCACCAAGGTGTGTGTCACCGTTTGTAGAAAGAACTTCAACAACGTTGTCCCCAACTTCGAGTACAGATACGTCGAATGTACCACCACCAAAGTCATAAACAGCAATTTTTTGGTTTGTTTTCTTGTCAAGACCATATGCAAGAGCCGCTGCAGTTGGTTCGTTGATAATACGAAGAACTTCGAGTCCTGCGATTTTACCAGCATCTTTAGTTGCTTGTCTTTGTGAGTCATTAAAGTAAGCAGGAACAGTGATCACAGCTTTTGTTACTGCTTGGCCAAGATAGCTTTCTGCTGCTTCTTTTAATTTTTGCAGAACCTTTGCAGAAATTTCTGGAGGAGCCATGTCTTTGCCACCAATTTCAAATAAGATCTTATCACTTGGACCTTTTTTTACAGTGTATGGCATTTTGTTGGCTTCTTCTGTGCGCTCTGCATAGTGACTGCCGATAAAGCGTTTTGCAGAGTAAATAGTATTGCGTGGGTTTGTCACGGCTTGGTTACGTGCAGCACGGCCTACAATAAATTCACCATCTCGTGTATATGCTACAACAGAGGGAGTGGTACGCTCACCTTCTTGATTAGCAATTACGATGGGTTTGCCGTTTTCCATAACTGCAACAACTGAGTTGGTTGTACCTAAGTCAATACCAATAATTTTACTCATACTAAAAACCTCCGAGGTAAGGAAATGAAAATTAAGCCTTTTTTATTGAAATAGAATTAAGAAAAGAAATTAGTATTTTTAGCCACTTGTTGACAAGCTAAAAACACAGGCTGCATTTCTTTTCCTGCTTGCGAGGAACATAAGCACCGATTTTATTGTGTCAACACAGAAAGTCAGAAATCTATTTTGAATGCTTGAGTATATGTTTGCGTGCTTAGCCAGTATCAGTTAAATGGGGATATGCTGAGTTAATTTTTTTTTAAACAGTTTTGGAGTTGCCGTGTTGTTAGATAGCCTAATCGAATTTTTTACAACTTATGGTTATATCGCTGTATTTGGTGTTCTTTTGCTTTGTGGATTTGGCCTTCCTATTCCAGAAGATATTACCTTAGTTGCGGGTGGCGTTATCTCCTCTGTGGCCTGCGTTGTAGATGGAACATTTATGCAGGCTCTTCAATCCTGTCATCAGGTGCATTTAATGTTTGCGGTTTCCATGGCAGGAGTGTTGATCGGTGATAGTACTATGTTTTTTTTAGGGTATATATTTGGCAATAAACTTTTAAAAGTAAAGTTTTTTGCTCGTATCGTGACACAAGAACGTTATAATTGGACGCAAGTAAAATTTGAAAAATATGGTTTTTGGTTTATTTTTGCAGCACGTTTTATGCCAGGACTCCGCTCACCCATTTTTGTTGTTACTGGAATTACCCGCAAGGTTTCATATATTAAATTTATTTTAACAGATGGACTTGCTGCCCTTATCAGTGTGCCTCTTTGGGTCTATTTAGGTTTTTGGGGGCAAAGGCAATTGAGTGGTTCAACAGAAATTGAGCATTATGTTAAAAAAGGACAGATGGGTATTATTACCATTATTGGAATTGCCATTTTAAGTCTAATTATAATCTGGTACATAAAGAAAAAAATAAAAGAAAAAACAAATATATAATTTTTTTAAAAAATAGGTGAAAATAAAATGGGATCTATTTCAGAGTCTACAATAGCATTTGGTGTTCTAAAATATTTAGGATTTTTAATTGCTATCATATCGAGTCAAGCCGCTATTGCTATTATGGCAAGAAGAAGAGGCGATAATTCAATGCAAACAAGTTCTATGGCGACCCTTAATCCTGTCCCCCATATTGATCCTTTAGGAACAGTGATATTTCCCATAATAACTATATTAATGAATTCACCTATTGTTTTTGGATGGCCAAAAAGATTTAACATCGATACACGTTCCTTTAGAAACATTAAAAAAGATATAAATATTATTTATTTGTCTGGAATAGGTATGAACTTTCTTATTGCAATTATTTGTATGCTGTTGCTGCGTTTTAGTGGAATGGGAGTAATATTACCAACGAATTTATTAGATTTCACAAAACTAGAATTACAAATTGGCTTAATCGTTTCATTAATCGGAATATCAAATATAACAATTGGGGCTTTATCACTTTTGCCGATGCCAGGTCTGCCTGGTTGGAATATTCTTATCAATAATTTACCATACAAATCAGCGAATGCAGTAAGTAACAATGCAAATATGATATCGATTGCAGGGTTATTGCTGATTGTATTTGGCGCATTAAATTTCTTTTTTAAATTTTTCTTTTATTTATTTATATTAGGAACTAATTGATAATGGTAATAAAATAATGGCAAACGATAAAATCTATACGATCTACAGTCACTCCGATGCAGATGGGGGTATAGCGGCCGCATTATTTTCAAAATTTTTAAACGATAAATATACAAAATATGGTTGGTATATAAATGTGCAACCTGTCAATCACGTGTCGAGTTTAGGTGAGTGGAGTTTAAATGAAATCAAATGGCCCTGCTCAATCTTAGATTTTACTTTGCATCCATCGTTACTTAGCGAAAGATTTTTCACTCAAAAATTTGTTTTAGAAAAGAGTGGAGAGTCTAAAAAATCTATTCCAGATTGTTATTGGGTCGATCATCATCCTACAGGCTCGAGTTTTCCATTTTTAACGGAACAAAATACCGCAGATATTCTACCAAATGTTATTACGAAATGGGATACGTCGGCAATTAGTACACCTGGCCTTTTGCGCACACATCAACATGAATTAGAGCTGCCAGCAAAACTTATAAGAGAATATGAAGAATTTATCGATTTTGCAGAAATTATCGATGGTGCTCTTTACGCAACTTGTGAGGCTGCTCATGATTACTCATCAACAGCTGTAAAATTACAAGTTTTATTTAATCCAAGTCATCCGGCAATTCATAACGAAACGCTTTATAAAAGAATTGTTAAGCAGATTACTAAAAGTTCTTCGATAGAAGAGTTATTTGATTCTGATTCTCTATATCCAGCAATATTTAGCTTTGAAGAGCAAATATTCAATAAACAACTCCGACTTTATAAAAAAAATACGAAGCTCAAAGGAAAAGTTGCATTTGCGAATTTCAGTGACAGTCGTGAATTTTCAGGGATGGGACGTTTTGTGCCATATATGATCTTTGCTGAAGCTCAATATGCATTGCATATCATGCCGAGCTTTAACAAAGGATATTCTTCACTATCTTGTGGAATAAATCCATGGAATAAACCTGCTGATGCCTCTAAGCATTTAGGCAATTATTTTGCCAAGAATTTTTCTGGAGGAGGTCATGCTTTTGTGGCAGGAGGTAAAGTCATGAATCATGAATTTGCCAAAATAGAGCAATTATTAGAGTTTTTAAATGAATGACTTTTTTTGGGATGTTTATTCTAATAAAAAAGTCATTTTGAGTGATGTATTAAATTCAGTTATAATTGGCGATAATCTTTTAGTCTTAGAAAAATTAAATAAATATTACACAAATAAAATCAAGCTTATTTATATCGATCCTCCTTATAATACGAAAAAAAAATTTGTTTACAATGATAATTTTGGCAGCCATCAGCAATGGTCGCAGATGATGAAATTGCGCCTTGAAATTGCCTATGATTTATTAAAAGAGGATGGTTTTATTTTTATCAGTATAGATGACAATGAAGTTCATTATTTACGTTTTCTTATGGATAGTATTTTTGGAGAAGAAAACTTCAGAAACTGTATAGTCGTTCCAAGGGGAGTAAAAAATGTTCAGTCTCAGTTTTCTTCTTCACAAAGAATTGCTGTTGGGCATGAATATCTTTTATTTTATAGCAAAAATAAAAATGTCAAAATTAAAAAATTTGAATTTGATCGCAAAGAGTTAAGAAAAGGGATTTGGAATAATCATTGGCGAGGTACAGAACGACCTAATTTGCGCTATGAATTATTTGGGATTATTCCTACAAAAGGGCAATGGCGTTGGAGTCAAGAGCGTAGCGAAAATGCAATAGAAAATTATCAAAATATGTTTCAGGATCTAAAAAGAATATTTAATAATTTAATAATGGATGATTTATTTGCAAAACAAGAATTAATTGATAACTGGTACTTTGAAAATTCTTCACATGGCAAGAAAATTGATTTATTGCGCTTAAATAAAAACAATAAACCAGAACATTATATTTCTCCCTCATTTAAAAGGATGGGAAATGACGTATGGTTTGATATTAAATGCTCCGGAAGTCATGATCTCAGAAAAATAATTCCTGAGGCTCACTTTGATATGCCAAAGCCAGTTGAACTTATAAAAAGAATTATAAACATGATCACTGATCCTCAGAAAAACGATATCATCCTCGATTTCTTTGCGGGTTCAGGGACAACTGGCCAAGCTGTATTGGAGCAAAACATGCAGGACAATGGCAATCGAAAAGTTATTTTAGTTCAGCTTTTTAAAAAAATTGAAGGTCTTTCCCAACACGAAATACATACTTTAGCAGAGCTTGCTTATAAAAGACTTGATCTTTTTATTAAGAAAAATAGTTTAAATTGTCCTGTTCAGCTTTTGCAGTCTTAAGTTTTTTGTTAATTAAATATAAGAAGATTCAAGTCCCAAAGGTAATAAACTCTTCTTCACCGGCAGGAGAGGGAGTAGGTGGTTCAGGTGCTTTTACTTCTTCAAATCCACCCATGATGAAATCCATTTGCGAACCTGTCAATAAATATTTTTCTTTGCTTGCAGGTGGTGGTACTTCCTGTGGCTTTGGTGCCTGTGTAGGATCTCCCTTAGCTTCTTTTTGCAATCTATCTAAAAGTTTTTGGGGTTTTGTATATTCTTTTGGAGATTTTTCCATTGCTTTTTTTGCAAAATCTAAGGCTTTAGGGCTATCTCCTAATTTTGAATAAGCGAGGGCAATATTATATAATAATAAATGTTCTCTTTCTTGATCATCTAAAACTTTTATTGCATTTTTATATAAGGTAACGCCTTCTCCATATTTGCCAGCTTTAACTAAAAGTATTCCTTTATTATTGAAAAAGCTTGCTAGTTCTACGCCTTTTTTAAGGTTTGCAAGAACTTTTTTACTTTCTTCAGTTTTTCCTTGGGTTGCGAGCGCACGACCTAGACCATAGGTTGCTCGTTCGTCATTTGGATTTAATTTTAAAACGGAACTAAAGTTTTCTTCTGCTTTATCGGCTTCCCCTGATCCTAAATGCAGTTCGCCAATCACAAGCAATCGATCAATATTATGTGGACTGTATACTTTTGCTTTTTCAAGAACTTTCATAGCATCGTCAAAACGATTTGTTTTAATATATACTTTCGACATTAAATTAAGAGCCATGATATGATTTTGATCAATTTTAAGAACTTTATTTAAAAACTCTTCCGCTTTTTTTATTTGTTGTGCCCTTAATAAAAGTTCTGCATACAAAGTCAAATAGCGAAGTGATTTTGGATCTTGTTTGATTCTTGGTAAAATAAGATCTTCTGCTTGTTTATATTTCTTATCGATAAGAGCATTATTAAATTGAGTTTGAAAATTTTTATCACTATTGGGATTTTTATGTTGCTCACCTAATTCTTCGAGGCGCGCAATAAATGCTTTTTCTGCAATTGGTTTAGCTACAGTTTCAAAAAAACTAAACTCAGAAAGTATTGCTTTATCTTCTCTGCC is a genomic window containing:
- a CDS encoding site-specific DNA-methyltransferase; the encoded protein is MNDFFWDVYSNKKVILSDVLNSVIIGDNLLVLEKLNKYYTNKIKLIYIDPPYNTKKKFVYNDNFGSHQQWSQMMKLRLEIAYDLLKEDGFIFISIDDNEVHYLRFLMDSIFGEENFRNCIVVPRGVKNVQSQFSSSQRIAVGHEYLLFYSKNKNVKIKKFEFDRKELRKGIWNNHWRGTERPNLRYELFGIIPTKGQWRWSQERSENAIENYQNMFQDLKRIFNNLIMDDLFAKQELIDNWYFENSSHGKKIDLLRLNKNNKPEHYISPSFKRMGNDVWFDIKCSGSHDLRKIIPEAHFDMPKPVELIKRIINMITDPQKNDIILDFFAGSGTTGQAVLEQNMQDNGNRKVILVQLFKKIEGLSQHEIHTLAELAYKRLDLFIKKNSLNCPVQLLQS
- a CDS encoding site-2 protease family protein, which translates into the protein MGSISESTIAFGVLKYLGFLIAIISSQAAIAIMARRRGDNSMQTSSMATLNPVPHIDPLGTVIFPIITILMNSPIVFGWPKRFNIDTRSFRNIKKDINIIYLSGIGMNFLIAIICMLLLRFSGMGVILPTNLLDFTKLELQIGLIVSLIGISNITIGALSLLPMPGLPGWNILINNLPYKSANAVSNNANMISIAGLLLIVFGALNFFFKFFFYLFILGTN
- a CDS encoding YheT family hydrolase, translated to MKNRHLQTLFPALSPCQKKLFLKRETIYLPDQDFIEVDWTVNKQEDKPLVILLHGLEGSSNSSYIRRTMQKAIDSGFRAVCMHFRGCSGVQNKMRRVYHAGETEDLNFFINYLKQKEKIKSQVFIVGFSLGGNVLLKWLSENNENNFISSAVAVSVPFELENSAQKMNNGFSRIYQWWLLKSLKNNLLKNDRYKDFNLTKNEIVAIKNFWEFDDKITARIHGFKGAQDNIYLLSNIKHLSFILWTIHL
- a CDS encoding GntR family transcriptional regulator, translated to MRLQVNPHSSIPLYAQIVEQMRNQILSGTIHAGTALPSVREISEMIEVNSLTIQKALKILEVEKFIVIRRGVGAFVSENISSLNQNQKEELLKPGLMNIVSHARELGVEQDRFQALVEECWSGQEL
- a CDS encoding ATP-binding cassette domain-containing protein; translated protein: MIEVNNLKLYGKTQNLRLEIPQLKFHSPGITALVGHNGAGKSSLLRLMAGLDKPDLGSVIYLAKDIFKHFELLKDKIHLISWNLELYQGLTTADHLKLIKSLAENWNCEIENALLRDLAVPAHKRIDKLSRGEQVRFRLLLSLPRMPMVILLDEVTNELDTDSRRTIFKKLDAYSYETGAQVVVATNMIEDIERYATDIILLKKGKVILQSALDAIKEEHKTSFEEIMRIYERKDC
- a CDS encoding DedA family protein; translation: MLDSLIEFFTTYGYIAVFGVLLLCGFGLPIPEDITLVAGGVISSVACVVDGTFMQALQSCHQVHLMFAVSMAGVLIGDSTMFFLGYIFGNKLLKVKFFARIVTQERYNWTQVKFEKYGFWFIFAARFMPGLRSPIFVVTGITRKVSYIKFILTDGLAALISVPLWVYLGFWGQRQLSGSTEIEHYVKKGQMGIITIIGIAILSLIIIWYIKKKIKEKTNI
- the dnaK gene encoding molecular chaperone DnaK: MSKIIGIDLGTTNSVVAVMENGKPIVIANQEGERTTPSVVAYTRDGEFIVGRAARNQAVTNPRNTIYSAKRFIGSHYAERTEEANKMPYTVKKGPSDKILFEIGGKDMAPPEISAKVLQKLKEAAESYLGQAVTKAVITVPAYFNDSQRQATKDAGKIAGLEVLRIINEPTAAALAYGLDKKTNQKIAVYDFGGGTFDVSVLEVGDNVVEVLSTNGDTHLGGDNVDERLIDFLVAEFKKQTSMDVSKDPMAMQRLKEAAEKAKIELSSQTKVDINLPYLTADQTGPKHLAVSLMRSQFEQMIMDIIDKTIEPCRSALRDANLSIDQIDEVVMVGGSTRIPLVGEKVKAFFKKEPNRSVNPDEVVAVGAAVQAGVLGGEVKDVLLLDVTPLSLGIETLGGVFTKLIERNSTIPKRASQIFSTAADNQTSVEIGVFQGEREMARDNRSLGRFNLSEIPSAPRGVPQIEVTFDIDANGILNVSAKDLGTGKEQKITVTNSGGLSEADIKRMMEEAERHAAEDKARRETIDVRNKLDSIIFQTEKNLRENGDKLPAEMKSSLETELASARSVLETKSEDKAALEAAITSLEAKAHKLAEEMYKNTGAQPGGAQTAEDATNKQNNSKNKDGVVDAEFESNS
- a CDS encoding response regulator, which translates into the protein MTQSAFSHIMVVDDDPDILSQVEKIFVKLGIKNYRTFLSADKALKELEESQESFDLVIVDVRMPIFSGIALVQYIKTHPEKKVRETFCVPLVGSIGREDKAILSEFSFFETVAKPIAEKAFIARLEELGEQHKNPNSDKNFQTQFNNALIDKKYKQAEDLILPRIKQDPKSLRYLTLYAELLLRAQQIKKAEEFLNKVLKIDQNHIMALNLMSKVYIKTNRFDDAMKVLEKAKVYSPHNIDRLLVIGELHLGSGEADKAEENFSSVLKLNPNDERATYGLGRALATQGKTEESKKVLANLKKGVELASFFNNKGILLVKAGKYGEGVTLYKNAIKVLDDQEREHLLLYNIALAYSKLGDSPKALDFAKKAMEKSPKEYTKPQKLLDRLQKEAKGDPTQAPKPQEVPPPASKEKYLLTGSQMDFIMGGFEEVKAPEPPTPSPAGEEEFITFGT